ttgcaaataaattcataaaaaatcctacaatgtgattttctggatttttttttctcattttgtctgtcatagttgaagtgtacatattatgaacattacaggcctctctcatctttttaagtgggagaacttgcacaattggtggctgactaaatacttttttgccccactgtatgaggaggcgcacaatttgcccagcgtcatccgggttagggagggtttggccaactgggatgtccttgtcccatcgcgctctagcaactccttgtggcggccgggtgcatgcacgctggccccggtcgccagctgtacagtgtttcctctgacacattggtgcggctggcttccgggttaagcgagcagggtgtcaagaagcagtgcagcttggcggggtcgtgtttcggaggacacatggctcttgaccttcactTCTCCTAAGTCCGCACGGGAGTCGCAGCGataggacaagactgtaactaccaattggggataaaaaggggtaaaaagtacacAAAGAAATTACAATAAAAAATGTAGAAATGAGATCTGAATAACAATTATCAGTCTGAATCAGAGACAGTAGGCAGGAAGCAAGGAAAATCATATGCTGTCAAAAGTGTGGACAAATATAGACAGATAGAGTCTGGCAGGAGTCTGAAAACACAGAAGGCTGTTAATCATACTGTTGAGAGAGTGGCTGTGAAAAATGGTTTAGCACAAAGGTACTACACTCAGGAATCAGTCATCCTTCACTGGTTTTATGTAATTAAACATAACTGTTCTATACTTTAGTTATTAGCCTGGGAGCCAATCTGTTTTTATCCAACTTGTCATCGTATTGCCAATTAAGGCTACTGTGTGCCGTTATTCAAGGCCCAAACAGACAGGCAACCAGACTAATAGCTATGTGGTCTTGCACATACAGTATTGTGGAGTACTGTACAGTGCATGGTCTGACATACTCTAACAACCTAAGAGTAGTTTTCCTTTACCTGGCACACAGCTGACCGCGTCCTTCTGCAGTACATAGCCAGGGTAGCAGTCACACCTGAAGGAGCCAGGGGTGTTGATACACCTGTGGTGGCATAGTGTTCCCTGGTAAACCTGGCACTCATCTACATCCTCCATCTCAGGAGGGCCCTCCACCGtgttctccctctcctgctcctcctcctccccgaTGGAGAAGGCCTCTTTGGGGAACGGACTGTCTGACACTACAGgacaaggagagagggctgtCACTAATAGCCTAACCTTTATgttgtacagtagaatagagtcaaGTAAAGCAGAAGGTAACCAAGGCAGAGAATACAGATCTGGAACTGTATCttatttcttaaaactgcattgttggttaagggatggTAAGTAAGCTTTTCATTGCAAGGTCTACACTTGGTCAACactggcgcatgtgacaaatacaatttgatttgtatcTCTCATAGAGGGGTCTATAGTAGTTCCCATCCTCACTCTGGCAGGGCAGTAAGGTGCACAAAGTGGGGAGATTCCACTACAAAGCCTCTCTTTAGTAAGGAGAGGTAGAGTAAAAAAGGTTTTATTTTGTTTTACTGCCTTTCTTTGACAGGACactggtgtgtgtagtgtgttggcaggacagtggtgtgtgtagtgtgttggcaggacagtggtgtgtgtagtgtgttggcagaaCAGCTGTATATGtattgtgttggcaggacagtggtgtgtgttgttaggacagtggtgtgtgtagtgtgttggcagggcagtggtgtgtgtagtgtgttggcaggacagtggtgtgtgtagtgtgttggcagggcagtggtgtgtgttgttaggacagtggtgtgtgtagtgtgttggcatggcagtggtgtgtgtagtgtgttggcaggagagtggtgtgtgtagtgtgttggcagggcagtggtgtgtgttgttaggacagtggtgtgtgtagtatgttggcagggcagtggtgtgtgttggcaggacagtggtgtgtgtagtatgttggcagggcagtggtgtgtgttgttaggacagtggtgtgtgtagtgtgttggcaggacagtggtgtgtgttgttaggacagtggtgtgtgtagtgtgttggcagggcagtggtgtgtgttgttaggacagtggtgtgtgtagtatgttggcagggcagtggtgtgtgtagtatgttggcagggcagtggtgtgtgttgtatgttggcagggcagtggtgtgtgttgttaggacagtggtgtgtgtagtgtgttggcaggacagtggtgtgtgtagtgtgttggcaggacagtggtgtgtgtagtgtgttggcagggcattggtgtgtgttgttaggacagtggtgtgtgtagtatgttggcagggcagtggtgtgtgttggcaggacagtggtgtgtgtagtatgttggcagggcagtggtgtgtgttggcaggacagtggtgtgtgtagtgtgttggcaggacagtggtgtgtgtagtgtgttgtcaggacagtggtgtgtgtagtgtgttggcaggacagtggtgtgtgtagtgtgttggcagaacagtggtgtgtgtagtgtgttggcaggacagtggtgggtgtagtgtgttggcaggacagtggtgtgtgtagtgtgttggcaggacagtggtgtgtgtagtgtgttggcaggacagtggtgtgtgtagtgtgttggcagggcagtggtgtgtgttgttaggacagtggtgtgtgtagtatgttggcagggcagtggtgtgtgttggcaggacagtggtgtgtgtagtatgttggcaggacagtggtgtgtgtagtgtgttgtcaggacagtggtgtgtgtagtgtgttggcaggacagtggtgtgtgtagtgtgttggcagaacagtggtgtgtgtagtgtgttggcaggacagtggtgggtgttggcaggacagtggtgtgtgtagtatgttggcagggcagtggtgtgtgttggcaggacagtggtgtgtgtagtgtgttggcaggacagtggtgtgtgtagtgtgttgtcaggacagtggtgtgtgtagtgtgttggcaggacagtggtgtgtgtagtgtgttggcagaacagtggtgtgtgtagtgtgttggcaggacagtggtgggtgtagtgtgttggcaggacagtggtgtgtgtagtgtgttggcaggacagtggtgtgtgtagtgtgttggcaggacagtggtgtgtgtagtgtgttggcagggcagtggtgtgtgttgttaggacagtggtgtgtgtagtgtgttggcaggtcagtggtgtgtgtagtgtgtttgcaggacagtggtgtgtgtagtgtgttggcagggcagtggtgtgtgttgttaggacagtggtgtgtgtagtatgttggcagggcagtggtgtgtgttggcaggacagtggtgtgtgtagtatgttggcagggcagtggtgtgtgttgtcaggacagtggtgtgtgtagtgtgttggcagggcagtggtgtgtgtagtgtgtttgcaggacagtggtgtgtgtagtgtgttggcagggcaggggtgtgtgttgttaggacagtggtgtgtgtagtatgttggcagggcagtggtgtgtgttggcaggacagtggtgtgtgtagtatgttggcagggcagtggtgtgtgttgttaggacagtggtgtgtgtagtgtgttggcaggacagtggtgtgtgttgttaggacagtggtgtgtgtagtgtgttggcaggacagtggtgtgtgttgttaggacagtggtgtgtgtagtatgttggcagggcagtggtgtgtgtagtatgttggcaggacagtggtgtgtgtagtatgttggcagggcagtggtgtgtgttgttaggacagtgttgtgtgtgtagtgtgttggcaggacagtggtgtgtgtagtgtgttggcaggacagtagtgtgtgtattgtgttggcaggacagtggtgtgtgtagtgtgttggcagaaCAGTGGTATATGtattgtgttggcaggacagtggtgtgtgttgttaggacagtggtgtgtgtagtgtgttggcagggcagtggtgtgtgtagtgtgtttgcagggcagtggtgtgtgtagtgtgttggcaggacagtggtgtgtgtagtgtgttggcaggacagtggtgtgtgtagtgtattggcaggacagtggtgtgtgtagtgtgttggcagggcagtggtgtgtgtagtgtgttggccggtcagtggtgtgtgtagtgtgttggcaggacagtggtgtgtgttgttaggacagtggtgtgtgtagtatgttggcaggacagtggtgtgtgtagtgtgttggcaggacagtggtgtgtgtagtgtgttggcaggacagtggtgtgtgtagtgtgttggcaggacagtggtgtatgtagtgtgttggcaggacagtggtgtgtgtagtatgttggcagggaagtggtgtgtgttgttaggacagtggtgtgtgtagtgtgttggcaggacagtggtgtgtgtagtgtgttggcagggcagtggtgtgtgttgttaggacattggtgtgtgtagtgtgttggcaggacagtggtgtgtgtagtgtgttggcagggcagtggtgtgtgttgttaggacattggtgtgtgtagtgtgttggcaggacagtggtgtgtgtagtgtgttggcaggacagtggtgtgtgtagtgtgttggcagggcagtggtatgtgttgataggacagtggtgtgtgtagtgtgttggcaggacagtggtgtgtgtagtgtgttggcaggacagtggtgtgtgtagtgtgttggcagggcagtggtgtgtgtagtgtgttggcagggcagtggtgtgtgtagtgtgttggcaggacagtggtgtgtgttgttaggagagtggtgtgtgtagtatgttggcaggacagtggtgtgtgtagtgtgttggcaggacagtggtgtgtgtagtgtgttggcaggacagtggtgtgtgttgttaggacagtggtgtgtgtagtatgttggaagggcagtggtgtgtgtagtgtgttggcagggcagtggtgtgtgtagtgtgttggcagggcagtggtgtgtgtagtgtattggcaggacagtggtgtatgtagtgtgttggcaggacagtggtgtgtgtagtatgttggcagggcagtggtgtgtgttgataggacagtggtgtgtgtagtgtgttggcaggacagtggtgtgtgtagtgtgttggcagggcagtggcgtgtgtagtgtgttggcagggcagtggtgtgtgtagtgtgttggcaggacagtggtgtgtgaagttaggacagtggtgtgtgtagtatgttggcaggacagtggtgtgtgtagtgtgttggcaggacagtggtgtgtgttgtgtgttggcaggacagtggtgtgtgtagtgtgttggcaggacagtggtgtgtgtattgtgttggcaggacagtggtgtgtgtagtatgttggcagggcagtggtgtgtgttggcaggacagtggtgtgtgtagtatgttggcagggcagtggtgtgtgttgttaggacagtggtgtgtgtagtgtgttggcaggacagtggtgtgtgttgttaggacagtggtgtgtgtagtatgttggcagggcagtggtgtgtgtagtatgttggcaggacagtggtgtgtgtagtattttggcatggcagtggtgtgtgttgttaggacagtggtgtgtgtagtgtgttgttaggacagtggtgtgtgtagtgtgttggcaggacagtggtgtgtgtagtgtgttggcagggcagtggtgtgtgtagtgtgttggcagggcagtggtgtgtgtagtgtgtttccaggacagtggtgtatgtagtgtgttggcaggacagtggtgtgtgtagtatgttggcagggcagtggtgtgtgttgataggacagtggtgtgtgtagtgtgttggcaggacagtggtgtgtgtagtgtgttggcagggcagtggtgtgtgtagtgtgttggcagggcagtggtgtgtgtagtgtgttggcaggacagtggtgtgtgttgttaggacagtggtgtgtgtagtatgttggcaggacagtggtgtgtgtagtgtgttggcaggacagtggtgtgtgtagtgtgttggcaggacagtggtgtgtgttgtgtgttggcaggacagtggtgtgtgtagtgtgttggcaggacagtggtgtgtgtattgtgttggcaggacagtggtgtgtgtagtatgttggcagggcagtggtgtgtgttggcaggacagtggtgtgtgtagtatgttggcagggcagtggtgtgtgttgttaggacagtggtgtgtgtagtatgttggcagggcagtggtgtgtgttgttaggacagtggtgtgtgcagtgtgttggcaggacagtggtgtgtgttgttaggacagtggtgtgtgtagtgtgttggcaggacagtggtgtgtgttgttaggacagtggtgtgtgtagtatgttggcagggcagtggtgtgtgtagtatgttggcaggacagtggtgtgtgtagtattttggcagggcagtggtgtgtgttgttaggacagtggtgtgtgtagtgtgttggcagggcagtggtgtgtgtagtgtgttggcagggcagtggtgtgtgtagtgtgttggcaggacagtggtgtgtgtagtgtgttggcaggacagtggtgtgtgtagtgtattggcaggacagtggtgtgtgtagtgtgttggcagggcagtggtgtgtgtagtgtgttggccgggcagtggtgtgtgtagtgtgttggcaggacagtggtgtgtgttgttaggacagtggtgtgtgtagtatgttggcaggacagtggtgtgtgtagtgtgttggcaggacagtggtgtgtgtagtgtgttggcaggacagtggtgtgtgtagtgtgttggcaggacagtggtgtatgtagtgtgttggcaggacagtggtgtgtgtagtgtgttggcagggcagtggtgtgtgtagtgtgttggcaggacagtggtgtgtgtagtgtgttggcaggacagtggtgtgtgtagtgtattggcaggacagtggtgtgtgtagtgtgttggcagggcagtggtgtgtgtagtgtgttggccgggcagtggtgtgtgtagtgtgttggcaggacagtggtgtgtgttgttaggacagtggtgtgtgtagtatgttggcaggacagtggtgtgtgtagtgtgttggcaggacagtggtgtgtgtagtgtgttggcaggacagtggtgtgtgtagtgtgttggcaggacagtggtgtatgtagtgtgttggcaggacagtggtgtgtgtagtatgttggcagggaagtggtgtgtgttgtcaggacagtggtgtgtgtagtgtgttggcaggacagtggtgtgtgtagtgtgttggcagggcagtggtgtgtgtagtgtgttggcagggcagtggtgtgtgttgttaggacattggtgtgtgtagtgtgttggcaggacagtggtgtgtgtagtgtgttggcaggacagtggtgtgtgtagtgtgttggcagggcagtggtatgtgttgataggacagtggtgtgtgtagtgtgttgttaggacagtggtgtgtgtagtgtgttggcaggacagtggtgtgtgtagtgtgttggcagggcagtggtgtgtgtagtgtgttggcagggcagtggtgtgtgtagtgtgtttccaggacagtggtgtatgtagtgtgttggcaggacagtggtgtgtgtagtatgttggcagggcagtggtgtgtgttgataggacagtggtgtgtgtagtgtgttggcaggacagtggtgtgtgtagtgtgttggcagggcagtggtgtgtgtagtgtgttggcagggcagtggtgtgtgtagtgtgttggcaggacagtggtgtgtgttgttaggacagtggtgtgtgtagtatgttggcaggacagtggtgtgtgtagtgtgttggcaggacagtggtgtgtgtagtgtgttggcaggacagtggtgtgtgttgtgtgttggcaggacagtggtgtgtgtagtgtgttggcaggacagtggtgtgtgtagtatgttggcagggcagtggtgtgtgttggcaggacagtggtgtgtgtagtatgttggcagggcattggtgtgtgttgttaggacagtggtgtgtgtagtatgttggcagggcagtggtgtgtgttgttaggacagtggtgtgtgcagtgtgttggcaggacagtggtgtgtgttgttaggacagtggtgtgtgtagtgtgttggcaggacagtggtgtgtgttgttaggacagtggtgtgtgtagtgtgttggcaggacagtggtgtgtgta
This DNA window, taken from Oncorhynchus clarkii lewisi isolate Uvic-CL-2024 unplaced genomic scaffold, UVic_Ocla_1.0 unplaced_contig_7845_pilon_pilon, whole genome shotgun sequence, encodes the following:
- the LOC139399477 gene encoding fibulin-2-like, with the translated sequence SDSPFPKEAFSIGEEEEQERENTVEGPPEMEDVDECQVYQGTLCHHRCINTPGSFRCDCYPGYVLQKDAVSCVPETVDEENKLREDDRTEVEATSTAPSTTPTSVNPCEGNGLCMQQCSSVAGRPGCSCFPGFSLMADGQSCE